Proteins co-encoded in one Bremerella sp. TYQ1 genomic window:
- a CDS encoding pentapeptide repeat-containing protein, with protein MIQIKHRSTGEVLYEVDADTLAGAKLVGKNLAGADLSSLVLRNCVFDSDNLDEVSFENSDLEGASFMGASVKHACFDGANMVGVVMTDAILNESSLKNVNLSKANMRYAKLHNCNLSSARLVEADISMCDLRCDMPRTNLTRADLRGANLTGADLTNAKVDEANFTDASMTDAHLEGCYVERAINACAKHKPFKAKPHVIKRPWWMVWA; from the coding sequence ATGATTCAGATTAAGCATCGCAGCACCGGCGAAGTGCTGTACGAGGTCGATGCAGATACGCTTGCGGGCGCAAAGCTCGTCGGCAAGAACCTTGCCGGCGCTGACCTCTCTTCGCTCGTACTTCGCAACTGCGTCTTCGATAGCGATAACCTTGATGAGGTATCCTTCGAGAATTCGGATCTGGAAGGAGCCAGTTTCATGGGTGCCAGTGTGAAGCATGCCTGCTTCGATGGTGCCAACATGGTCGGCGTTGTCATGACCGACGCGATCCTCAATGAGTCTTCATTGAAGAATGTTAACTTGAGCAAAGCGAACATGCGTTACGCCAAGCTTCACAACTGCAATCTTTCCTCAGCACGGCTTGTTGAAGCCGATATCAGCATGTGCGACTTGCGCTGCGATATGCCTCGGACAAATCTTACGAGAGCTGACCTGCGGGGCGCAAATTTGACAGGGGCCGATCTCACGAATGCCAAAGTCGACGAAGCAAACTTTACCGATGCTTCGATGACCGATGCCCATCTTGAGGGCTGCTACGTAGAAAGAGCCATTAACGCGTGTGCTAAGCACAAGCCCTTCAAAGCCAAGCCGCACGTCATTAAGCGTCCCTGGTGGATGGTTTGGGCATAG
- the hemW gene encoding radical SAM family heme chaperone HemW, whose protein sequence is MIPPPRSAYIHVPFCTHRCGYCNFTVIAGRNDLTGAYLEAIEKELQLLEKPYEVDTLFLGGGTPTHLSPSELECLLKLASQWFPLSKDAELSVEANPIDITAEKVDVLQAAGVNRVSLGVQSFRDKKLKLLERDHDERQIKDAIELILPKIPNLGIDLIFATPDESLQQWEEDLRKAIDLGVPHISTYGLTFEKGTTFWNRLRHDQLAEVDEEIQRDMYLSAIAQLTAAGREHYEVSNFAKPKHFSRHNMQYWLGKRYFAAGPGASRHVGMTRETNHRSTTTYIRRMQQGQSPVAEQEVLSQEIKAREMLAFGLRMISGLHIPTFQKDTGMTPWDLCRAEIDHFLELDLLTYRYERLRLTRKGLLVADAICVELF, encoded by the coding sequence ATGATCCCGCCGCCTCGCAGTGCGTATATCCATGTTCCTTTCTGCACGCACCGCTGTGGATACTGCAACTTCACGGTAATCGCCGGTCGAAATGACCTGACAGGCGCTTACCTAGAAGCAATTGAAAAAGAACTTCAGCTTCTCGAAAAGCCGTACGAAGTCGACACACTTTTTCTCGGAGGTGGGACGCCAACGCATCTGTCGCCGAGTGAACTGGAATGCCTACTCAAGCTGGCTTCGCAATGGTTTCCGCTGAGCAAAGATGCTGAGCTTAGTGTCGAGGCGAACCCAATCGACATCACCGCTGAGAAAGTGGACGTACTCCAAGCTGCCGGAGTCAATCGAGTCAGTCTTGGCGTGCAGTCCTTTCGCGATAAGAAACTGAAACTCTTAGAACGCGATCACGACGAACGCCAAATTAAAGATGCCATCGAGCTGATTCTCCCCAAGATTCCCAACCTGGGGATCGATCTCATTTTTGCGACCCCAGACGAATCGCTACAGCAGTGGGAGGAAGACCTGCGCAAGGCGATCGACCTTGGTGTTCCGCACATTTCTACTTATGGGCTCACATTTGAAAAAGGAACGACGTTCTGGAATCGACTGCGTCATGACCAACTCGCCGAAGTTGACGAAGAGATTCAGCGAGACATGTACTTGTCGGCAATCGCTCAACTGACCGCCGCTGGTAGGGAGCATTACGAAGTTTCCAATTTCGCAAAGCCGAAGCATTTCAGCCGACACAACATGCAGTATTGGCTCGGGAAAAGATATTTTGCCGCTGGCCCAGGCGCATCGCGGCATGTCGGGATGACTCGCGAAACGAATCATCGTAGCACCACCACCTACATCCGCAGAATGCAACAAGGCCAGTCTCCAGTGGCAGAACAGGAAGTGCTCAGCCAGGAAATCAAGGCCAGGGAAATGCTCGCTTTTGGTTTAAGAATGATCTCAGGCCTACACATTCCCACCTTCCAGAAGGATACAGGAATGACTCCATGGGACTTATGTAGGGCAGAAATTGATCACTTCTTGGAGCTAGACCTACTAACGTACCGTTATGAGCGCTTACGATTAACGCGTAAAGGACTACTCGTCGCCGATGCCATTTGCGTCGAGCTCTTTTAG
- a CDS encoding ScpA family protein, producing the protein MNFRVEIPIYRGPLDLLLYLVRKHELDIVDIPIAQVTQQYLQYLEILKALDVNSVADFLEMASTLIEIKSKLVLPQVEDADEEAIDDPREQLVERLLEYKRFKDAASLLEDQGRNWQRRFTRIADDLPPRKIDMADQPINEVELWDLVSALNRLLKDNKAQQPTNIVYDDTPIRVHMKAVHQRIVEEGKVRFHTLFPSDAAKTRIIGIFLALLELIRHYNTLAHQDEGEDEIWITAGEGFEAEVQFEDVDEYESGKLTSE; encoded by the coding sequence ATGAACTTTCGAGTTGAAATCCCGATCTATCGCGGACCGCTCGATTTGTTGCTGTACCTTGTGCGAAAGCATGAGCTCGACATCGTCGATATCCCCATCGCTCAAGTCACCCAGCAATATCTTCAGTACCTCGAGATTCTGAAAGCACTTGATGTCAATAGTGTCGCCGACTTCCTGGAGATGGCGAGTACGCTGATCGAAATCAAATCGAAGCTCGTTCTTCCCCAAGTCGAAGATGCCGATGAGGAAGCCATCGACGACCCCAGGGAACAGCTCGTCGAGCGACTGCTGGAGTACAAGCGATTCAAAGATGCGGCCAGTCTGCTTGAAGACCAAGGCCGCAATTGGCAGAGACGCTTCACTCGGATTGCTGACGATTTGCCTCCACGTAAGATCGACATGGCCGATCAGCCGATCAATGAAGTAGAACTGTGGGACTTAGTCAGTGCCCTCAATCGCCTTCTCAAAGACAACAAGGCCCAGCAGCCTACCAATATTGTTTACGACGACACCCCCATACGCGTACACATGAAAGCCGTTCATCAACGGATTGTCGAAGAAGGAAAAGTCCGCTTTCACACGCTTTTTCCGTCGGATGCTGCCAAGACACGGATTATCGGCATCTTCCTCGCCCTGCTCGAATTGATTCGGCACTATAATACGCTGGCCCATCAGGATGAAGGGGAAGACGAAATCTGGATTACCGCCGGGGAAGGCTTTGAGGCAGAAGTCCAATTCGAAGACGTTGACGAATACGAATCCGGAAAACTCACCTCTGAGTGA
- a CDS encoding MBL fold metallo-hydrolase, translated as MLDNAPLRKLEFNGLTIEGYSRAAVQTYWRIPEMKLGFDLGLQPWDFMGTATWFVSHAHLDHIAALPVYVSRRRLMKMPPPVIYMPEVAVGPALQVLKAFSRLDRGKMPCTIHPVHPGEEIELSRELVVNVYETKHTVPSVGYIVSQRRRKLKAEYQSLQGDQIRDLRLAGTEVTEEHRHPLLAYLGDSRAEAMDDSPQFYEADILIMEMTFVSPEHRKEKIHKMGHIHLDDVVARKDRFRNQKVIASHFSTRYNNRQIQEHVKAKLPDMLDGRLHLWL; from the coding sequence ATGCTCGATAACGCCCCGCTGCGAAAACTGGAATTCAACGGACTGACGATCGAGGGATATTCCCGCGCGGCCGTGCAAACCTATTGGCGCATCCCCGAGATGAAGCTTGGCTTTGATCTTGGCCTACAGCCATGGGACTTCATGGGCACGGCAACCTGGTTTGTTTCGCATGCCCATCTCGATCATATCGCTGCACTACCGGTCTATGTTTCTCGTCGACGACTGATGAAAATGCCGCCACCGGTCATCTATATGCCCGAAGTGGCTGTCGGCCCTGCACTTCAAGTTTTGAAAGCGTTTAGCCGACTCGATCGCGGTAAAATGCCCTGTACGATTCATCCGGTGCATCCCGGCGAAGAGATTGAGTTGTCTCGTGAGTTAGTCGTGAACGTGTACGAAACGAAGCATACCGTTCCGTCGGTCGGCTATATCGTTTCGCAGCGCCGCCGAAAGCTAAAAGCAGAATATCAAAGCCTGCAAGGCGATCAAATTCGTGATCTGCGATTGGCTGGCACCGAAGTCACCGAAGAGCATCGACATCCGCTGCTTGCCTACCTAGGCGATAGTCGCGCGGAAGCGATGGACGACTCGCCGCAGTTTTACGAGGCCGATATCCTGATCATGGAGATGACGTTCGTTTCGCCTGAGCACCGCAAAGAAAAGATCCACAAGATGGGGCATATCCATTTGGACGATGTCGTCGCACGAAAAGATCGTTTTCGCAATCAGAAAGTAATCGCTTCGCACTTCAGCACGCGTTACAACAATCGTCAAATCCAAGAGCACGTGAAGGCCAAACTCCCCGACATGCTCGACGGTCGCCTCCATTTGTGGCTGTAA